From the Vitis vinifera mitochondrion, complete genome genome, one window contains:
- the ccmFN gene encoding CcmFN, whose amino-acid sequence MSIYELFHYSLFPCLFVAFTYNTKQPPAFGAAPAFWCILLSFLGLSFRHIDNNLSNYNVLTANAPFFYQITGTWSNHEGSIFSWCRIPSFYGFLLCYRCRPQSHNVSKRGGHRETLFYSFVSNFVKNSILSLPRYEQKSGAAPQLYTPFVLRTLVDSELRSRRNRTFDGPALFYATLYPERKMSFAPLGARRSRGSREGKRTHPLLHLARDDKERASSIDEQRIDGALGIALFFSPFLSASSDPFVRNFFVCTEPLAESNPVPQDPISAIHPPCIYAGDVASAMGFGLCRSKIWNGIVAFHSPPMRKDAAEKNGTLLRSAGCVGSRITSELFTLKFKHVDAKCYPALLLRRNISLLMQLRRRFFAFSSLWTGALVDTGREQAKRVVRNGKKDTTTSPLCWTAGANTVVSDQDQEPILIWILTCRWFLTVGILPGSWWAHHELGRGGWWFRDPVENASFMPRVLATARIHSVIRPPLYSWTSLLNIVTLPCCVSGTSYIRSGLLAPVHSFATDDTRGIFLWRFFLLMTGISLILLFQMKLQASGRITYKKEMVVVRRHLRHSARAQPRPVMLWKN is encoded by the coding sequence ATGTCAATATATGAATTGTTTCATTATTCGTTATTTCCGTGTCTTTTCGTTGCATTCACTTACAACACGAAACAACCACCAGCGTTTGGTGCAGCACCTGCATTTTGGTGCATTCTTCTTTCTTTCCTTGGTCTTTCGTTCCGTCATATTGATAATAACTTATCCAATTACAACGTATTAACCGCTAATGCACCTTTCTTTTATCAAATCACAGGGACATGGTCTAATCATGAGGGTAGTATTTTTTCATGGTGTCGGATCCCAAGTTTTTATGGATTCCTTCTTTGTTACCGGTGTCGACCCCAAAGCCATAATGTCTCAAAACGAGGAGGCCATAGAGAAACTCTTTTTTATTCCTTTGTCTCGAACTTCGTGAAGAACTCCATTCTATCTCTCCCTCGTTACGAACAAAAAAGTGGGGCTGCGCCCCAGTTGTACACTCCCTTCGTTCTACGAACCCTTGTTGATTCTGAACTTCGTTCGCGAAGGAACCGGACTTTTGACGGGCCAGCCCTTTTTTATGCGACGCTTTACCCTGAAAGGAAAATGAGCTTTGCTCCTCTGGGCGCTAGGCGCTCCCGTGGTTCGCGAGAAGGAAAAAGGACTCATCCTTTGTTGCATCTGGCACGAGATGATAAAGAGAGAGCTTCGTCTATCGATGAACAGCGGATTGACGGAGCTCTTGGCATTGCTTTGTTTTTCTCTCCTTTCCTATCAGCGAGTTCCGATCCTTTTGTTCGAAATTTCTTCGTTTGTACCGAACCGCTTGCAGAATCTAATCCTGTTCCACAAGATCCTATATCAGCTATACATCCTCCTTGCATTTATGCCGGAGACGTCGCCAGTGCTATGGGCTTTGGCTTATGTAGATCAAAAATTTGGAATGGGATTGTGGCATTCCACTCGCCACCAATGCGGAAGGATGCCGCCGAAAAGAATGGAACGCTGCTTCGCTCTGCTGGATGCGTCGGATCCCGTATAACAAGCGAGCTCTTTACCCTCAAATTCAAACATGTGGACGCAAAATGCTATCCTGCTCTATTGTTGCGTAGAAATATAAGCCTGCTCATGCAGCTTCGGCGGCGCTTTTTCGCCTTCTCTTCGCTCTGGACAGGAGCGCTAGTGGACACGGGGAGGGAGCAGGCGAAGCGTGTCGTTCGTAATGGAAAGAAAGATACCACTACTTCGCCTCTTTGTTGGACCGCCGGCGCGAACACAGTGGTCTCTGACCAGGACCAGGAACCTATTCTAATTTGGATCTTGACATGTCGGTGGTTTTTAACCGTAGGCATCTTGCCAGGAAGTTGGTGGGCTCATCATGAATTAGGTCGGGGTGGCTGGTGGTTTCGGGATCCCGTAGAAAATGCTTCTTTTATGCCTCGGGTATTAGCCACAGCTCGTATTCATTCAGTAATTAGACCCCCTCTTTATTCTTGGACCTCGCTTCTTAATATTGTGACTCTTCCATGCTGTGTCTCAGGAACCTCTTACATACGGTCCGGATTGCTAGCTCCCGTTCATAGTTTTGCTACAGATGATACACGAGGAATCTTTTTATGGCGGTTCTTCCTTCTAATGACTGGCATATCTCTGATTCTTTTATTCCAGATGAAGCTGCAGGCATCGGGCCGTATAACCTATAAAAAAGAGATGGTTGTGGTGCGAAGGCACCTACGTCACTCGGCTCGCGCGCAACCCCGCCCCGTTATGTTATGGAAGAATTGA